The following is a genomic window from Halobacterium sp. R2-5.
ACGCCGACAGGCTCGGCCCGAGGTGGATGTCGGAGGTGTCGTGCGTGTGCTCGAAGCCCGCGTACTCGGTGTCGGTTCCGAGGCTCTCCTCGGCGATCTCCACGAGGTCCTCGACCTCGCCCGGGTCGGCCATCTCCCGGGTCGCCTCGTAGAACTCCCGCGGGTACCGGCTGACGACGTCCATGTTGTGCGCCTCGTCGTCGATCTCGCTCGGGTCGATGCGCGAGGACATCACCAGCGGCGCGTCCATCCGGCCGCCGCGCTGGTCCGGCAGATACGACTTCGAGAAGTTGATAAGTCCGTCCATCAGGAGCATCACGCAATCCTCGTCACCGTCGCAATTGCGTCTTTTCGCGGCGTGAAAGTACGGATGCGCGTAGCCGACCGAAGCCGACGTGAATCCGATAACTCTGCCGACGACGGCGGCGGAGGTGTGGGGCGCCATCCCGAAGACGAGCTCGCCGACGAGGTCGTCGCGTTCGTCCAGCTCGTAGAAGGCGTCGAGGCCGTAGTACTGCGTGAGGAGGTCGTCGACGAAGTCCGCGGTCTGGAGCATGTGCTCGGCGGCGCCGTCAGAGAGCACGACGTCCTGCACGCGGAGTTCGACGAGCTGGTCGTCGTGTTCGAGGGGGTCGCCGTGGATGTCCTCCTCGTAGCCGAGTTCGCGGAAGTGGTCGACGGTGACGTCGAGTTCGCTGGGTTTGACCGACGTGACCGGGAGGTCGGTCATGTCGTAGCGGACGGTGCCGTCCTTGAACGTGGAGACGTCGTGTTTCGCGCGGAGCACGCCCTTCTCCATCGGCTCGGGGACTTTCTCCGCGGAGGAGAGCCCCTTGACGCCCTTGAGCTGGTCGAAGGCGTTCTCGCGCTCGCCGACCGCCTGGAGGGCGTCCCGGTACTCGGCGCCGACGTCGACGGTCTGGACGGAGACGTTGTCGAGTTCGCGCTCGCAGCGCGGGCACTCGACGCGGCCGGACTCGTCGGGTTCGGCGCTGATTCCGCAGTCGGGGCACTCGTAGTGGGGGTCGGTCCACTCGCCGCAGTCCTCGCAGCGCGGCTCGAACGTGTGGTCGCCGCAAGACGGGCACTCGCGGACGCCCAACTGGACGTCGAGTTCGCCGGGCGTGTCGCTCATGTCCGGGGCGTAGCGGGCGGCCTCGCTGACGTCGCGCTGGCTGCCGCCGGCCTCACCGATGGGGAAGAGGGTGTGAACGGCGGGCGAGAGGTCGCGGGACTCGGACTTCTCCGGGCGGCCCATACGGTTCCCGATGCGCGTGGGCGCGCGCTCGCGGACCTCGAACGGCGCGACCTCGTTGACGGCGGCGAGCGCGTTCGGCCACTCGCGGGCGTCCGCGGAGAGGTCGTCCCACTCCCGCGCGAGGTCCTCCGTAATACCCAGAGAGCGCGCGAACGGCAGCCAGTCCGGAAGCCGAATCACGTCGTCGTCCTGGCGGTGCTCGACGAGCAGCGCTTCCAGTGGCTCGCGGATCGCGTCCTCGTTGGGGACGACGAGGTCGCCGTCCTCGGTGCGGGCGTCCGCGACGGCGTCGGCGAGCGCCTCGAAGTCCGCGACCTCGATGTCGTGCCAGAGGTAGGTGTACGCCGGGTGCAGGGGTGCATCGTACTCTACCGCCCACTCCAGCGCTTGGTCGGCGTCGGGGGCTTCGAGGTCGACGTACGGCGAATCTTCGAGGGCTTGAATGTCAGCACCGGCGGCCTCGAAGTCCTGAATCCACCACTCGGGCGCGTAGGAGGCGGGCGCGAGGTCGTGGTTGTTCTCGACGAACTCCCCGTAGTTCACGAGGTACTCGCCGACGTCCAGGATCTCCACGACGCCGTTCCGGACTTCGAGCGCTTCCTCCGGGTCGTCGATGCGGCGGACGTCGCCGTTCGCGAGTTTGACTGTGGGCCCCTCGATGGAGTCGACGGGCACGATGCCCGCCGCCTTCCCGGGGCGCTCGGTCTTGATCTGGGTGCCGGTCGCGAGGAAGTCGTCCACGAGGTGCATCGTCGCCGGGTGGATGCCAGCAGTAGCGAACCCGTGGTTCCGCGAGCGGCCGTAGCGCAGGCGGAACCCGCCCTCGTTGGAGGGGTGGCCGAAGACCGGGCGGCCCGCGATGAGGTCCCGCAGGAACTTGTTCGACGGGTCGACGCGGGACGGTCCGTCGGGCTCCTCGCCGCCGTCGTCGGCGTCGCTTTCGGCGTCCGCACCGCTCGCGGCTTCGCCGCTCGCGTCCTCCGAGGCCTCCCCCTGGTCGGCCTCGCTCTCCCCGATGGTACCGTCGATGAGGTCCTGCAGCCACGGCCACTCGACCTCCTCGAGGTTCCGGGTGTACCGCTGAATCTTGGGGGCTTTCAGCGCGATTCCCTCTGCGAGCACGAGACACATTCCGCCGCGCGCGGAGTTCGTCGCGATGCGTTCGAGGTCGCGGAAGCCGTCGACCTCCTCGTCGCCGGTCGCCTCCCCGTCGAGCATGACGGGGCAGTGCTCGGTGATGAACTTCGTCTCCTTGTCCTTCGGCGAGTACTGGAGGCCGGTCTCGGAGTCGTACAGGTCGACCTCCTCGGCGTAGCGCTCGATCTCGTCGTCCCGTGGCTTGAAGCGGTCGATGTCGAGGAGCGCGCGGGCGTAGTCGGCGACCAGCACGGACAGCGCCTGCGCGGTACCGCCGGCAGAGCGAATGGGGCCGGCGTAGTAGACCGCGACGTACTCGGTGCCGTCGTCGTTCTCGTTGACCTCGACGCGGTCGATGCCCTCGATGGGCGCCGCGACCACGCCCTCCGTGAGCAGCGCGACCGCAGTGCGGACCGCGCCCTCGACCTTGCCGGCGTTCGTCTCGTAGTCGCCGACGCGGCCGTCGACGAAGTCCTCGACGAGTTCGAGCGCGGCCTCCTCGCGGCTCATCTCGCCCTCGAGGTCGCGGACACGCTCGGCGACCCCGTCGATGCCGAGGATGTTCTCGACGCGGTCGGCCATGTCCTTGGCGACCGGAATCTCGACCTCGGGCTCGGGGTCCTCCCCGCGCTGCTTGGCCGCCTCGGCGACGTCGAACGCCTCGTCGAGGCCGGCCTCCAGGGACGCGAAGTAGTCCTCGTCTTCGGGCCGCATTACAGCCAGAGGTCGAGGTCTGTGGCGTCGTCGTGCTCGCGGACGAGTTCGGTGTCGAGCTCGCGGACGTACAGCTCGCCCGCGAACACGGTCGCGCGGTCGAGGTGGCCGGCCAGCGCCTGTCCGGACCGTCGGGATAGTGACACGTGCGTGTGCGCGAACGGTTCACCGTCGAGTTCGGAGATGTTCCCGACGCAGGAGGCGACCTCCAGGGGCTCCTCGAAGCGCGCGGGCTTGTACTCGAAGTCGTCCTGGTCGTAGTACCAGAGCTCGGCGTCCTGGACCGCGCCCATGCCGACGAACCAGGCGGCGTTGATGAGTTCGTTTTCGGCCAGCGACTCGATCTCCTCGCGCCAGTCGGCGCCGTGGTCGAGGCGCACGACGTACTCGCGGCCGCCGGTGACTTCGCGGACGTTCATGGCAGCCCCAACGTGGGGGGCGAGCAAAAGTCCTGCCGTCTCGGTGGTTCGCTACCGCGGGAGAACGAGCGCCGTCGGAGCCGGCCTACCGCCAGGCCGACAGTGGCGTGGCGTGGTCCGCTGTCATCGACATCCAGGCCTCGTCGCAGGAGATGTCCGCGATGACGAGTCGGGACTCGGGGCCCTCGTCGTCGAGGGAGGCCATCACGTCGGTGTCGGACGCGGTCACCGGCTGCGCGGCGTCAGTCGTCATGACGTGTGATACAATGTGACAACCGGTACTTAAGCCCGTCGGACTGACAGAAACCCCCGGAGACAGAACTCCAGTAATGGAGTCGTTCCCGAGTAAACGCGCGTTCCATGCCGAGAGTTTATTAGTGTCGAGTCATTGAAGCGGTAATTTTATCAAGGTCGGTTAGTAATCGGGGTTTGGATGACAGACACTGACAACCTCTCCCGTCGGCGGTTCCTGCAGGGAACCGGCGCCGCAGCGACAGCGGCCGCCCTGGCTGGCTGTGCAGGTGGCGACGGCGACTCCAGCGAGACGACTTCCGGTACGGACGAGAACGGTGGCAGTCAGAACGACGAGGACCGCTATCGCGGTCGACAGATCGGGACGGCCGACTCGCTGGACCCGGTGTACGCGACGGACACGACGTCCGGGACGCACATCCAGGAGATCTTCGACGGCCTGACCAACTACGTCAACGGCACGGTCAACGTCGAGACCCTCCTCGCCGAGGACTACACGGTCTCCGAAGACGGCACCACGATCACCTTCCAGCTGAAGGAGGGCGCGACGTACAACAACGGCGACGAGGTCACCGCCAGCGACGTCGTCTACGCGTGGGAGCGGCTGGCAGCCTCCGACAACTCCAACCGCGTCGGCTTCCTCCTCGACACGCTCGGCGTCGAGCACGAGACCGAGACCGACGACGAGGGCAACGAGCAGTACGTCCCCGAGAGCAAGGCCGTCGAGGCGACCGGCGAGTACGAGGTCGAAATCACCCTCCAAGAGCCGTTCTACGCGGCCCTCGAACTCATCGCGTACACGGCGTTCGTCCCGATTCCCGAGGGGCTCCTCGGCGACATCGACGGGTACGAGGGCGAGATGGACTACGACACGTTCGCCGCCGAGGAACCGGTCGGTGCGGGCCCGTACGTCCTCACCGAGTGGAGCGAGGCGACCCGCATCAGCCTCGACGCCCGCGACGACTACCACGGCGAGGAGATCCTCAACGAGGGCCTCGACTACTCCGTGTTCACGGAGTCCAACGCCGCGTACACGTACGCGACGTCGAACGTCAACGCCGACAGCCCGTACATCCCGTCCGCGCGGTTCGACCCCGAACTGCGTAACTTCGAGGGCACCGACGACCGGGGCCGCCAGTACGGCACCTACGGGCCGTTCGAGCCGAACGGCATGACGGCCCAGTACTACGAGGTCGCCTCCCTGTCGACGTTCTACTACGGGTTCGACACCCAGAACGTCCCCAAGCCGGTCCGTCAGGCCGTCGCGTACGCGATGAACCAGGAGACCATCAACAACGACATCATCTCCACGCCGACCCAGGAGGGCTACCACTTCACCCCGCCGGCCCTGTTCCCCGGCGGCGCGGAGAACTACAACAGCCGCGCGGAGGAGTACCCGTACGGCGTCGGCGAAGCCCGCATCGACCAGGCCCGCCAGGTCATGGAGGACGCCGGCTACGGCCCGAACAACCAGTACGAGCTCGGATTCGACATGTCGTCCGGGACCGCGTCGGCGTGGGGCGAGGACGCGTTCAACCTGCTGCGCGACAAGCTCCAGCAGGCCCACATCGAGATGGAGCTCCGTACCGCCGACGGGAGCACGTTCATCAACCGGGGCCGCAACGGCAAGTTCGGCCTCTACTTCCTCGGCTGGATCGCCGACTACCCGGGCGCCGACAACTTCCTCACGCTCCTCAACCCGCCGAACACGTTCTTCCAGGAAGGCGGTGCCTCGTACTTCCGCTGGTCCGAGGAGACCGGCGACCACGCGAGCGACGCCGAGGCGGCGTGGGAGACCGTCCAGAACAACCTCGGTCTCGGTGAGGACGCCGCGGAAGCCCGCGAAGAGGCTTACGTCCAGATCGAGCAGGCGAACTGGGACGACGCCGTGCTCCTGCCGGTGATGCACAACATCGAGCAGAGCTACAGCTACGAGTGGCTCGACACGCCGCGCTTCGGCGCGATGGGGCCGTCCCGGAAGAAGAGCCACCGCACGGAGATCGGCGATCGCGGCGAGTACCAGTAACGCCCCGGCACCTCTCGCCCTCCGCTTTCGGCTACGCGCGCGTTTTCGTACTGCAGAGAGCGTAGCTCGGGCACACAGAGTATCAAAACGCAAGACCTAAACACGCAAATTCGTATAGAAAAATGCGAACGAGTCACACAACTCGTCGATTACGCCCATGAGCCGGTGGACATACTTCGCGAAACGCCTGGTGCTCGCTATCCCCGTCATACTCTTCGGGACGTCGCTGACGTTCTTCATCATCTACGCGGGGCCGGTCGACCCCGCGACCGCGATTCTCGGACAGAAGGCGACACCGGAGCGCATCCGGCAGGTACACGAACAGCTCGGTCTCAACCAACCGCTGTGGGAGCAGTACGCCGAATTCCTCGTCGACATGTTCACGTTCAACCTGGGCAACTCCTGGGTCGTCCAGCCGAACACGCCCGCCTACGAGGTCATCATGAACTTCGCGCCCCGCACAATCCTGATGGGCGCGTGGGCCGTGCTGCTGCCGCTGTTCATCGGTATCCCGCTGGGGTTCTACGCCGGCCTCAATCCGAACACGCTCGGCGACTACTCGGCCTCGTTCGGCGGTATCGTCTGGCGTGCGATGCCGAACTTCTGGCTGGCGGTGATGTTGATGATGGTGCTCTCCCAGTCCGAGAAGTTCCTCTTCGGATTCAACTGGGAGAACTTCGTCGTCTCCACGAACGTCGCCGGCTCACCCAGAATGTCCAACCTCTGGAACTTCGAGAACTTCCTGCGGGCGTCGAAGCTCGTGCTGCCGGCCTCGCTCGTCCTCGGGTCGGCGTCGATGGGCAACGAGATGCGCATCGGCCGGACCGCGTTCCTCGAAGTGAAGAACTCCAACTACGTCGAGATGGCGCGAGCGAAGGGACTGCCCGGCCGCACCATCGTCTGGAAGCACATCTTCCGGAACGCGCTCATCCCCCTGATTCCCGTCATCACCGCGGAAGCCGGCGTCCTCGTCGGCGGCTCCGTGCTCGTGGAGACGGTGTTCGGCATCAACGGCATCGGGTGGCTGTTCTACACCGCGGTCATGAGCGGCGACCTGCCGCTGTCGGGCGCGTTGATGTTCCTGTTCATCCTGTTGCTCGTAGGCCTGAACATCCTCCAGGACTTCCTGTACACGGTCGTCGACCCCCGTGTCGGGTTCGAGAGCGAGGGCTAACACATGCAAGGCGAAACCGAACGAGAGACCGACGTCGACTCCACGCTCGCACAGCGAATCAAACAGAAACCCTCGCCCGCCGTCCGCTGGGGCGTCGTGATGGCCGCCCTCCTCCTCGTCGAACTCGGCGCGCTCGCGGGCGCGGTGATGTCGGTTCCGTGGGACGTCCCGGTCAACGCCGTCGCGAACACCGTCCCGGTACTCGGCGACATCTTCGCGTCGGTCGCGTCCGTGTTCGCGGCCGCCGGCGACGCCGTCGCGAACCTGCCGACGCTGCTCAGCCGCGAGCTGATCCCGAACCAGGGGTACTTCCACCCCGAGAACGGCTGGCAGAACACGTTCCTCGGGCTGGAGCCGAAGCACGCGTGGCTGCTCCGCGTCGTGCTCGTCTACGCGTACGCGGCGCTGTTCCTCTACTGGGTGTGGCGGGGCTACCTGGTCTTCCGGCGCCACTACCGGTACGCCGACTGGACGCCCGCCGACGACATCATCGACCGATTCCGCGGGCACACGTGGGGCCAGTTCGGCCTCGTGCTCGTCGTGTTCTTCCTCGTGCTGGCGGTGTTCGCGCCGACGGTCAGCCCCGTCACGCAGGAGGAGAACATCATGCAGCCGTACGGCCACAACGTCACGTACTACGACGCCGACGCCGGCGGAGTGACGACGATAACCGCGGGCGCGGCGAACCTGGACTCCCGGTCCACGGGCCAGCAGAGCAACGTCGCGCCGTGGACGTACGACAGCTTCGACAGGTTCCACCCGGCGGGGACGTTACCGTCCGGGAAGGACCTGTTCGCGTTCATGGCGTACGGCGCGCGCATCTCGCTGTTCATCGGCATCGTCGCGTCCGGCATCGCGGGCGGCATCGCGCTCGCGCTCGCGCTGCTGACGTCGTACTACAAGGGGCTCGCGGACATGACCGCGGTCGTGATGAGCGACGCGTTCTCCGCGATGCCGCGGCTGCTCGTGCTCATCATGCTCCTCTTCGTCCTCCAGGACCACTGGATAATGGAGGTGTACAGCGGGGCGTTCCTGTTGGCCCTCCTCTTCGGCATCTGGGGGTGGATGGGACTGTGGCGCTCGGTCCGCGGCCCGTCGCTGCAGATCGTGGAGAACGAGTGGATCAAGGCCGCGGAGGGCTTCGGCGAGAAGCCGCGGCGCATCGTCACCAAGCACGTCGCGCCGTACGTGTTCAGCTACCTGCTCATCTACCTCTCGATGTCCCTGGGCGGGTACATCATCAGCGCGGCGGGACTGGCGTTCCTCGGGCTGGGCGTGACCTCGCCGACGCCGGAGTGGGGACGCGCCATCTCCATCGGGCAGAACCTCATCAGCACGCAGTCCTGGCACATCTCCGTGCTGCCGGGCGTCGCCATCACGCTGCTCGTGCTCGGGTTCAACGCGTTCGGCGACGGCGTCCGTGACGCGCTCGACCCGCAGTCGGGCGGCGACGGCGACGCGTCCGGCGAGGCCGCGGCCGCAGGGGGTGGTGCGTGATGAGCGCCCCGCAGTACGCCGACGGCGACCGGACCGACCAGGAGCCGCTGCTGCAGGTCGAGAACCTGCAGACGGCGTTCTTCACGGACAAGGAGACGATCCGCGCCGTCGACGGCGTGAGTTTCGACATCAGCCGCGGCGAGTCCGTCGGCGTCGTCGGCGAGTCCGGCTCCGGGAAGTCCGTGACCGCCCGCTCCATCATGGGGCTGGTCGACAGCCCCGGCCGCATCGTCGGCGGCTCCATCGAGTACAAGGGCGAGGAGCTGACGGACAACACGGAAACGGAGTGGCAGAACATCCGCGGCGGCGAGATCGCGATGGTGTTCCAGGACCCGCTGACGTCGCTGAACCCCGTCTACACCGTCGGCAACCAGATCAAGGAGTCGCTGCGCCTCCACCAGGGGCTGCGCGGCCGGGAGGCCACGGAGGAGGCGATCAACCTCCTCGAAGACGTCGGCATCCCCGACGCGCCGCGCCGCGTGAACGAGTACCCCCACGAGTTCTCCGGGGGGATGCGCCAGCGCGCAGTCATCGCGGTGGCGCTGGCCTGCGACCCGGACCTGCTCATCTGCGACGAGCCGACGACCGCCCTGGACGTGACGATTCAGGCCCAGATTCTGGACCTGCTGGAGAACCTGAAAGTCGAGCACGACCTCGGCATCATGTTCATCACGCACGACCTCGGCGTCATCGCCGAGATCACCGACCGCGTGAACGTGATGTACGCGGGCGAGATGGTCGAGTCCGCGCCCGTCGACGAGCTGTTCGACAACCCCAAGCACCCGTACACGGAGGGGATGCTGGAGAGCATCCCGGGCCGCAACGAGCGCGGCGAGCCGCTGCGCACCATCGAGGGCGAGGTGCCGACGCCGAACGAGCCGGCGACGTACTGCCGGTTCGCGCCGCGGTGTCCGAAGGCGTTCGACGACTGCGAGCAGGTCCACCCCGTGCAGGTGGACGTCGCCGACGGCGACGAAGCGCACCG
Proteins encoded in this region:
- a CDS encoding ABC transporter ATP-binding protein, which produces MSAPQYADGDRTDQEPLLQVENLQTAFFTDKETIRAVDGVSFDISRGESVGVVGESGSGKSVTARSIMGLVDSPGRIVGGSIEYKGEELTDNTETEWQNIRGGEIAMVFQDPLTSLNPVYTVGNQIKESLRLHQGLRGREATEEAINLLEDVGIPDAPRRVNEYPHEFSGGMRQRAVIAVALACDPDLLICDEPTTALDVTIQAQILDLLENLKVEHDLGIMFITHDLGVIAEITDRVNVMYAGEMVESAPVDELFDNPKHPYTEGMLESIPGRNERGEPLRTIEGEVPTPNEPATYCRFAPRCPKAFDDCEQVHPVQVDVADGDEAHRAACLLYPEDVSQNEAVQIHESRDDRTETEVDR
- a CDS encoding ABC transporter substrate-binding protein, translated to MTDTDNLSRRRFLQGTGAAATAAALAGCAGGDGDSSETTSGTDENGGSQNDEDRYRGRQIGTADSLDPVYATDTTSGTHIQEIFDGLTNYVNGTVNVETLLAEDYTVSEDGTTITFQLKEGATYNNGDEVTASDVVYAWERLAASDNSNRVGFLLDTLGVEHETETDDEGNEQYVPESKAVEATGEYEVEITLQEPFYAALELIAYTAFVPIPEGLLGDIDGYEGEMDYDTFAAEEPVGAGPYVLTEWSEATRISLDARDDYHGEEILNEGLDYSVFTESNAAYTYATSNVNADSPYIPSARFDPELRNFEGTDDRGRQYGTYGPFEPNGMTAQYYEVASLSTFYYGFDTQNVPKPVRQAVAYAMNQETINNDIISTPTQEGYHFTPPALFPGGAENYNSRAEEYPYGVGEARIDQARQVMEDAGYGPNNQYELGFDMSSGTASAWGEDAFNLLRDKLQQAHIEMELRTADGSTFINRGRNGKFGLYFLGWIADYPGADNFLTLLNPPNTFFQEGGASYFRWSEETGDHASDAEAAWETVQNNLGLGEDAAEAREEAYVQIEQANWDDAVLLPVMHNIEQSYSYEWLDTPRFGAMGPSRKKSHRTEIGDRGEYQ
- a CDS encoding ABC transporter permease subunit — its product is MQGETERETDVDSTLAQRIKQKPSPAVRWGVVMAALLLVELGALAGAVMSVPWDVPVNAVANTVPVLGDIFASVASVFAAAGDAVANLPTLLSRELIPNQGYFHPENGWQNTFLGLEPKHAWLLRVVLVYAYAALFLYWVWRGYLVFRRHYRYADWTPADDIIDRFRGHTWGQFGLVLVVFFLVLAVFAPTVSPVTQEENIMQPYGHNVTYYDADAGGVTTITAGAANLDSRSTGQQSNVAPWTYDSFDRFHPAGTLPSGKDLFAFMAYGARISLFIGIVASGIAGGIALALALLTSYYKGLADMTAVVMSDAFSAMPRLLVLIMLLFVLQDHWIMEVYSGAFLLALLFGIWGWMGLWRSVRGPSLQIVENEWIKAAEGFGEKPRRIVTKHVAPYVFSYLLIYLSMSLGGYIISAAGLAFLGLGVTSPTPEWGRAISIGQNLISTQSWHISVLPGVAITLLVLGFNAFGDGVRDALDPQSGGDGDASGEAAAAGGGA
- a CDS encoding ABC transporter permease encodes the protein MSRWTYFAKRLVLAIPVILFGTSLTFFIIYAGPVDPATAILGQKATPERIRQVHEQLGLNQPLWEQYAEFLVDMFTFNLGNSWVVQPNTPAYEVIMNFAPRTILMGAWAVLLPLFIGIPLGFYAGLNPNTLGDYSASFGGIVWRAMPNFWLAVMLMMVLSQSEKFLFGFNWENFVVSTNVAGSPRMSNLWNFENFLRASKLVLPASLVLGSASMGNEMRIGRTAFLEVKNSNYVEMARAKGLPGRTIVWKHIFRNALIPLIPVITAEAGVLVGGSVLVETVFGINGIGWLFYTAVMSGDLPLSGALMFLFILLLVGLNILQDFLYTVVDPRVGFESEG
- a CDS encoding PPC domain-containing DNA-binding protein — translated: MNVREVTGGREYVVRLDHGADWREEIESLAENELINAAWFVGMGAVQDAELWYYDQDDFEYKPARFEEPLEVASCVGNISELDGEPFAHTHVSLSRRSGQALAGHLDRATVFAGELYVRELDTELVREHDDATDLDLWL
- a CDS encoding DNA polymerase II large subunit, with the protein product MRPEDEDYFASLEAGLDEAFDVAEAAKQRGEDPEPEVEIPVAKDMADRVENILGIDGVAERVRDLEGEMSREEAALELVEDFVDGRVGDYETNAGKVEGAVRTAVALLTEGVVAAPIEGIDRVEVNENDDGTEYVAVYYAGPIRSAGGTAQALSVLVADYARALLDIDRFKPRDDEIERYAEEVDLYDSETGLQYSPKDKETKFITEHCPVMLDGEATGDEEVDGFRDLERIATNSARGGMCLVLAEGIALKAPKIQRYTRNLEEVEWPWLQDLIDGTIGESEADQGEASEDASGEAASGADAESDADDGGEEPDGPSRVDPSNKFLRDLIAGRPVFGHPSNEGGFRLRYGRSRNHGFATAGIHPATMHLVDDFLATGTQIKTERPGKAAGIVPVDSIEGPTVKLANGDVRRIDDPEEALEVRNGVVEILDVGEYLVNYGEFVENNHDLAPASYAPEWWIQDFEAAGADIQALEDSPYVDLEAPDADQALEWAVEYDAPLHPAYTYLWHDIEVADFEALADAVADARTEDGDLVVPNEDAIREPLEALLVEHRQDDDVIRLPDWLPFARSLGITEDLAREWDDLSADAREWPNALAAVNEVAPFEVRERAPTRIGNRMGRPEKSESRDLSPAVHTLFPIGEAGGSQRDVSEAARYAPDMSDTPGELDVQLGVRECPSCGDHTFEPRCEDCGEWTDPHYECPDCGISAEPDESGRVECPRCERELDNVSVQTVDVGAEYRDALQAVGERENAFDQLKGVKGLSSAEKVPEPMEKGVLRAKHDVSTFKDGTVRYDMTDLPVTSVKPSELDVTVDHFRELGYEEDIHGDPLEHDDQLVELRVQDVVLSDGAAEHMLQTADFVDDLLTQYYGLDAFYELDERDDLVGELVFGMAPHTSAAVVGRVIGFTSASVGYAHPYFHAAKRRNCDGDEDCVMLLMDGLINFSKSYLPDQRGGRMDAPLVMSSRIDPSEIDDEAHNMDVVSRYPREFYEATREMADPGEVEDLVEIAEESLGTDTEYAGFEHTHDTSDIHLGPSLSAYKTLGSMMEKMDAQLELARKLRSVDETDVAERVIEYHFLPDLIGNLRAFSRQETRCLDCGEKYRRMPLTGDCRECGGRVNLTVHEGSVNKYMDTAITVAEEYDCREYTKQRLEVLQNSLESIFENDKNKQSGIADFM